Genomic window (Aquimarina sp. BL5):
GTCTGCACAAACTCCTTTACCTTGTAATACAGGATTAATAGGGTTTTAAATCAATTTTACGTAGTCCTCCGGCTCCCGTATATTCTGAAATATATAACGTTTTTGTTCTTTTATTTGCTGCTATACCATTAGGATTACTAAAAGATGCTTCTAGTAATAGTCCATCTACTTGCGCAGCTTCTCCATTACCTGCAATTATTTCAATTTTACCATTCATGGTTACTTTATAAACATAATTTACAGCTATCCCAGTAGCAAAAATAACATCGTTAATTACAGTGATATAACCGATACCAAAATTCTGAATAACGATATCAGGAATATTCGCTATTAGTGAAATTTCACCATTTTTATCGATTGAATAGATGTCAGCTGTATAAAAATTTGCCACGATTACATTTCCCTTACTATCTAAATCAATTCCAACTCCTCCTAATAACCTTGGATCGTTCGCATATTCTATCACTTCACCTGTAGCAGAAATTTTATGTACTGTTGGTACAGTATAATTAGAAATATAAAGATTGTCCTGTCTATCAATTGTCATACTACTAGGCCAACCATCAATTGTAGTAATCACTTCTCTTTCTCCTGTAGGTGTAATTTTTAGAACCTGGCCATTAATCGTATTATTTGCATTGTTTACAAATAAATTTCCTTTAGAGTCTTTTGCTGTACCCATAGGACCAGATAAACCTTGTATTGTGTCTAAGATTCTTCCTCTAGCATCTAACTTAAAAACTCGAGTTCCACTGCCACCAGTATCAACGAATCTGCCATACTCTGAAACGTACACATCTCCATTTCTGTCAACAGATACAGCCCCATTCGCTGCAAAATTGCTGACAATTGTTTCTACTTCTAATTTAGTATCAATACCATCTCCATAACAAGAAATTAGTGCTATTAACACACTGCATAAGGAAATCCATTTGAATGTTCTTTTAAAATGTTTCATAATAATAATTTTAAAGTTTCTCCAATATTAATTCCTAATCACATTACAAATCAACGCTTTGGGCACACTAAGACGTTGTTCTCATTTTTATATGTCCACAAATTGTGGATATATAAAAACTATAATGATCAAGGAGAAATATTCATCTCTAAAACCAAAAATTACAGGTGTATGTCTACATATTATTTTTGAAGTTTATTACTATTGTTTAAGTCCCTCTAACTCTACTATGTTTTCACTTGTTAAAAGTTGAAATTTCATATTATTTTCTTCTTCGATAAACTTGAAATAGATCTCATAAGGAAGTGCAAAAAACTCATTGTTCGATTTTGGATATAGTTTTAGCTTAGGAAAAACATCACTTTCCGTGACAAGCGTATTTCCTGATTTATCAAAAGTTATAGAAAACTCTCTATTAGTAAGATATGTACCTGTATATTTTGACAATAACTCATCTTCTATAGCTATCTCTTGGGGTATTTTATTATCCCAATGAAGACCTTCAATAATATCAATCCCATGAGTCATTATTTCTTTTGTAATAGTATTGGTTATACCTGCACCATTATCACTATTGACAAAGACAATGATTCCGTTTTCACTTTTTGGTAATAAAATAAGTGTTGTAACAACACCTGGATCACCTCCATCATGGTTTAAAACCATCTCATCGTTGGGCAACTCATTATAAACAACCCACCCTAAACCTTGATTACGTTTTTTATTTATTGCGGAATGTGGTTTTACCATTTCATCATAAATAGATTTTTTCAGTATTGTTTGATTCATGATGGCTTGACCAAACAATGCCAGATCTTTTACTGTTAGAATCATATCATCTGCTGCATTAATTTTTTCAGTTTTATGGGGCATTTGATGAAGTATCCCTTTACTATTATACCATTTTGCAAATCTTGTGGTATCACTATCGTTAATCCAACCCATAGTAGCATCTTTCATCTTTAGAGGTTTAAAAACAAGAGAGTCAACAATTTTTTCTAAACCAATACCAAATTTACTCTCTACAGCACGTCGTAGATATTCCATTCCTTCTCCAGAATATTGAAATTTTTCTCCAGGTTTAAAATTAAACTGCAACTTTCCATTTTTCTCATCCCATCGCCAATTCTTAAATCCAGTGGTATGACTTAAGCAATGTCTAGTCGTTATCATTCTAGCAAGACTATCTTCTTTAACATCAGGATCTACATAGAACTTATAAAGTGGTTCGTCAAGATCCCAATTCCCTTGTTCTACTAATTTTAGAACCGTAGTGGCTACAACTGGTTTCGTAATACTGGCAATATTGAATAAAGTGTTTTGGGGTGCTTTGATCCCTTTTTGATGTTCTCCATATACTTTTACAAACTCTATTTCGCCCTTGTTTATAATACCAACACCAACCGATAGTGCTTTATATTCTAACAAAAGATTGGGTATAAGTGAATCTAGTTTTACATTATATTTATCTTTACAAGAGGTCATAATAATACCGAGTAGTATGAAAAAGAATAATGTTACTCTCATATTATAGGTTCTTATGGTCATAACTAATAGCACGTTTTACAATCCAAATAGTATCTTTTCTTTCCCATATAGTAATGAATTTAGCCGTCTCTACTTTTTTATCGTCTACATAAAAGTTGTGCGTCCCTTTTTGAAGAGCTCCATAATCTCCTAAAGCGTGAATCGTATGGGAAACTAATCTTCTAGTAACAGAAAAAGGTTTTGAACATTTATCATTAAATGAGGCTAGTTCCTTTTCTAGAGAAGTGTTTAAACCTGACCGATCATCATAAAATTCTATATCCTCTGTCAAAATAGTTTTAAAAACTTCTTTATTGCATCCGTTAAACCCTACCTGAAAAAGTAAACTGTCCATTTTTCTTATTTTAAATTCTAAAGAAGAAATGTCTTTTTGAGCCATTGTTTTTTTGCGAAAAGAGCATGCTAAAAAGCAGCACAAACATTAATAAAAAAGAGTTTTTGATTTTTG
Coding sequences:
- a CDS encoding serine hydrolase translates to MTIRTYNMRVTLFFFILLGIIMTSCKDKYNVKLDSLIPNLLLEYKALSVGVGIINKGEIEFVKVYGEHQKGIKAPQNTLFNIASITKPVVATTVLKLVEQGNWDLDEPLYKFYVDPDVKEDSLARMITTRHCLSHTTGFKNWRWDEKNGKLQFNFKPGEKFQYSGEGMEYLRRAVESKFGIGLEKIVDSLVFKPLKMKDATMGWINDSDTTRFAKWYNSKGILHQMPHKTEKINAADDMILTVKDLALFGQAIMNQTILKKSIYDEMVKPHSAINKKRNQGLGWVVYNELPNDEMVLNHDGGDPGVVTTLILLPKSENGIIVFVNSDNGAGITNTITKEIMTHGIDIIEGLHWDNKIPQEIAIEDELLSKYTGTYLTNREFSITFDKSGNTLVTESDVFPKLKLYPKSNNEFFALPYEIYFKFIEEENNMKFQLLTSENIVELEGLKQ
- a CDS encoding DUF4440 domain-containing protein — translated: MAQKDISSLEFKIRKMDSLLFQVGFNGCNKEVFKTILTEDIEFYDDRSGLNTSLEKELASFNDKCSKPFSVTRRLVSHTIHALGDYGALQKGTHNFYVDDKKVETAKFITIWERKDTIWIVKRAISYDHKNL